The following is a genomic window from Phaseolus vulgaris cultivar G19833 chromosome 6, P. vulgaris v2.0, whole genome shotgun sequence.
CCTCTTCCATTGGGAGCCAGAAAGATCGTTATCTACTAATTGACCCTGAATCATGAAGGAATCATCAATGAGAGTTCTTTCACTTCTTTTCTCGGAATGGGAATGACCATTCACTGGAGAAGTGAAATCACCATCAAACGCTGCAGACACAATTGCGGGATCGGGGCTCCTCATCTTTTCCAAATTTTCAAGAATAAACCAATCATCTGATGTTCTGCCCTTTGTTTGTAATGAGTCGGCAGCAAAAGTAGATAATGGATCACCGTATTTATTTCCTGGTTCTTTTGATCTATGAGACAGCACTATTTCTTCACCCACATTGTCCCTGCTCTTTGTAACTGGACCACAGTTGTCTACATACTCATCCAGCTTGGATCCGCCTTCATTTCCTCCATCTCTCCGACTCACAATAAAGGAGTCATTTGGAACTTTAGGATTCTTGAGAACTTCTTTGAAATCCAAGTTTGGAGTTGAACTAGCAGCATACGGCATTGTTTCTTCTGAGTTTCTCACCGTAAAATGCTCATCCTGGACATCAATTGACTTCATCCTTTCTGATCCATCAATTCCAGTACCCTCATCTATCTTCAAAAGGTTCTGAAATGCACTCCAGTTCTCATTATTGTTTCCTCCGTGGGATGCATCACTCAAGTTTTCAGTGAGATCCTCCTCAGTCGCATCACTTGATTTAGTTACCTTGTGCCCGGCTGCTGCTTTTTTTCCATTAGCGTGTTTTTCACCTTTATGGACCTTGTGCAAAGATTCAAGTGCAACACCGACCTTTTGTTTGATCATTTGTTCATCTATGACATCATCATCTTCTAAAGATTCGTCAGAGCCTCCGTCCTcatttccatttctcctttttGGAGTGATGTAGTTGATATTACGAATCACAACTGTTCCAGATGACTTTCTTCTGTTCTTTCTCCTCTTCACATCATCCTTCGAAGAGTGACTGGAGTAATTCTGTTTATCTGAATCAGATTCGCTCCCAGAATCAGGATCACTGGACTCTGACTGCTGGTCTTCTTCATATTCATCTGCCCTTTTCTTATGGGATTTATCCTTTTTGGTTGATGATGGTTTCTGATTCACTCCCGGGTCAGAAGACCATTGCAAATTCTGTAGAAGGTAAGGAGGAACAGTCTGCATATTATTCATAGGATATCCTTGGTACGAAGGCATTTGCGAAAGATTATACATATACGGAGGCACATTGTAAGGCCAGGGCATTGGCATATGAACATTTGCTGTTTGTGAAGGTTTCTGATCTGGAGTAGCCAGGTTCACATCTGCACATGACATTCATTGATATTAAATAAACATTGTATGGCTTGTAAATGATATCTATATCCTCTCTTTAATATGGCTTTATGACATCCAGCAGACATCATTATGTAAGCAGATTTCTGattatcaaatttaaatttctgAGATTTGATTTGGAGGTGAAGGTTTCTGTAAATTTCTAAATACATAATATAGACTAGGTAAAGGAAAAGGAAGGGTTGAAAAAATTACCTTCTTTTTTGTTTGAAGTAGAATTTGATGTTTCAGAAAGTACATTTCCGTCACCAGAAGCAACGCTATTCTGGTCATTGGCGGTTATATCATTTGCCAGTATAATTCCTGATGATCCAGACAATGAGAGTGCCGGTGGCAAGCTTGACTGCATAGCAGCTACTTCTTTTATCCAAAGATCATCTGCATGCTTTTTCTTCCATAATTCCTTAAAATTAATGCAGGCTTCCCTACATACATTGAATATCAAGACTGAGTTGATTTTGAAGCTAAAGGTCTTATGTCAATGAGGCAAGATCTCCCAGTCCACAACCATAGGTTACTAGTTTTAAATGATTTATCATATCTCATAGTAAGAAAACAGGTACGTTTTGCAGAAATTTCCCTAGTCTGATATGGTGGTATGGCATAGTCCATTAGTACGTGTGACATACAGGATGACAGTTAGAGTTTAAAGGAAACTAAAATATTCACAAGAATAGGTTCTCATTTCTCAATGATCCTTGGAAAAATAAGGAATGAGAGAACTGACATCCAAAGGTAGTTGAACCTCCATAGCAAAAAGAAGGATCCCCTTAGACAAGTGAAATTTCACAATCTACAAAGTAGGGTcaattgttaaaataattttaagtcaGGCAAAGCAGGGGAAAGTTCTTTTGAGGAAAATAAACTCACTTTACAAAAACAGGCAGGAAAAATAGCATTGATGTTATGAGTAAGAATTGAATTGACTAAAGTTTCCCTTTGACGGTGTACAAGTAAGAACTAGTTCCAGTTCATACCTTAATCGGATTGCTCCAAATGCATTTGCGAAGTATATGAGATCATCAATGCTGTCAATTTCAAATCCAGCAACAAGACCACGTGAATAAGCCATTGCTTGCTCCTTCCGGAGTAGTGCTATTCGAGATTCCAATAGACGATGCAGGGAAGCCCTTACCATTATAGCAATAGGAAGTGTTAggaaattcttttaaaaataaaaataacatttcatCAGCAGAAACCATTGAAGAGAGAGACAGTTACTTTGAGCTTTCCTCTTCTTTGATCTCAACACCTTCGAGTACATCATTTAactgaaacaaaacaaaatgtaaattaagaaaataaatcagAGATTATTAAGTAATTCTAACATTTCTTTAAGAAATTAAGTACCTTCGCAGAATCACTTAACCTCCTTGTGTTGCCATTGTTTTGTGGCACGATTCCTAATACacaataaaattttagtaaGAAAATAGTTCCAATTAAGCAACGGATGATTAGGTGTGAATATTATGCGCACATACTTCATTCCCTCATGGTCGTTTGACTTAATAAGTACAGCTGTTGAAATTTAACTATAGCACCTAACACTGAGCAATTCATGCAGCAATATCCATAAAACATGTTTAAGATGCAGCTTCCAACCGTACCTTCATCAGGAGTTGCATTGGACATCGATAAAGCATTAGCTTGAAATGAACTTTCAATCTGAAGAATTTCGTTTTCAAGGCTAACAAACCTCTCCAGAATAGCCGGTGTGCTGACAAAACGCACAAATCTGCAAAATACACCCCACCCCAAAAGGAAAGAGAGAAGACAAAAACTGAAGTGAGCAAAATCAGCATCATAAATCTTAAATTGGATGAATGTGGATCCTGAAAGGAGGAACACGAGATAAAAATACAGAAAATCctgagtttttttataatttccaGAGTCCTTCCTCTATTAACTGAGTCCTAGTTTTCAATAACTCCCACCCCCAAAAAAATTCTTCCCTAAATTTATAAAAACCACGTAAACTAAATCGATTATTAAATCACGAGCTATCATTCAAGAGCTGCAATTTGTTAATCAATCACTGATTTGACAATATCATGTACTTTAACTAAACAAGTTGATGGgtgtcaaataaaataataattagtaggGACAAACAAAAAGTGACCTCTATTATCATTGGCGCTGCAGAGGTCCATGAAGAAGTATATATCCATGGTAGTAATCTGAGTGGAAAATGATTACCCCTTGTACTAATTGTgtgataaaaatttaaaagttctTTACATACCATTCCCATTCAATTATGTCACATTACAGGCTTCAATTATTAAGGTATTGATTCACGGGATCTTCAATTTTGATTGGAAAACATTAGGAAAGTTGTTGAGATGAAAGAAGAGATTGATAATAATCACTTATAGAGGCCAAAAAAGATAACGTAAAAAATCGATAGAAGCAGCAATCACCTCTCAAAGGTGGCTCTGGTGAACCAGAAGGCAGAGTTGGAGGGAGGCAGAAGCTTAATGGAGTATCCACCTTTGGAGATCTCATCTCTGACGAATTTGAGATGAGAAACGAAAGGCTCAAACAACCCAGAAGCTATTTTCTGATTAGCACCTCCACAAAAGACTAACAACTCACATctgcaaaagaaaaaagaacatTAAGCAACCACAGATGCAAAAGAAAAGCACCCAGTAAGAGTTGTTTAGAGCAAATaacaaggaaaaagaaagggttgaGGGTGACCTGGTTCTGGTGGGAGTGAGTTGAAACAAAGCATAATCCAAAATGGCCTTGGAATTGGAAGCCATGTGAGAGCATAAGGGAATGGATGTTTCGTGAagtgaagaagaacaagaagaagaagaagaagaagaacgtTAGTTGTTGTTGTGTGAATGTGAGAGAAAGGGTTTGGGAGAGAGGAGGGGAATGCAGTGCAGCATGGCACATGGAGTGCGAAGTGGGGCAATAATATTATAGGATTTCAACGCCCTCATCACATGCCATAGCGACACCTTCTGCTTTGTCTGCGTATCTAACTCCTTTCTTTTCACTCACAAAAATCAACTAAGATAAACTCATCAAAATGTTATCAAAGAGTGTGAAGAAAGGTTAATAAGTTGCTATATTTTTCCTTTATTCTTTAATAAGTTTAATTTTTGTACTGGCATAGCCGACCGAGTATCTTGGACGCTCTAACCGATCGAGAGGTTAAGAAGATCGACACATATAACCATTAATGTTCAAATCAAGATCAGTGAAACTAAACTACCATCAATAATTACATATGCAACCATAAGTGTGATATATTCCACTAATCAGGCCCAATCAGTTAAGtccattaaaaaatataaataacacgcATCCCAAGGAACAATGTCCGTCATTATTACTGTACACCTATCCGAGTGTCGAACACCTTTTAccaacttgagcgtcggagggTCTTCTACAGGTACCTCCCCCATTTGGCATTCATCCGAAACCGAGAATCGAAAGAATAACACGAAGGCGAGAAGGATCTCAGTATAGTCCTAACAACCTAcccaaaaaaagaagaaagatgaagacTTCAAGAGGTCTCTAAGTCCATCTCCCTAACAAGAAAAAACTAACAATTTccataaattttataagttgTGTTGTGTGGTTTATAAATTTTGGTCttttataaaaacttaattttattttactattcaTAGTTTGATAGCAATTAATCGAAATTTTAACTCGTGcaattatttgtttgtgttgggTTTTGAAAGTTGAGAGAGATGGGGGCGTGAGTTTCCAAAAGATTATGATTTGATAAAAGACATTATTGGAAGCATTCTCCGCTGTTTGGTGGGTCACGTTTGGTCTTGCTAAAGAAGGTCATTAATTATAGGTTTGGAGAAAGAATATGTTCCTCGGATTTaatggcttcttcttcttcttcaaattGAATCCCATTTCTCTCTCTGTGCCATTGTTGTCTGCATTAAGATTATTCAGTTGAATTTTATGTATGCTTCACCTAATAAATGAGACTCTTATTAAAGAACCATCCACAGTAACAtacaattattttcttttcttttctctataGGAGCCTCACATTAAACCATGACAATTTTTTAACGACAAaccaaaaattaataatgaagACAAAACAGTTCTTTGTCTTTTGATCATACATTTACCTCTTTagtttttttaagttttcattAAGGACAAAACAAATGttttttatgcatatattttCAGTACAAGGTGGGCTGTGCTAGGTGTCAATTTTCAGTGCTTCATCATTTcaaattatatctttcatcatTATTGCAATATCATATACAAGGATGATTAGGTTGTTAACTTCATCTTACAGAATTTGAGTTTGAATTATTGAAGATTTTCTTACTAGCAACTTGCtgatttcatttcattttaaaatgtaaaatattatactTAAGTTAAGAAGCTTGTAATTAACATTTAACAAAAGTGCTATAAAGTcttgaaatattaaataacacaAAACCCAACTTAATGATTTGGAGTATTAGTGTGTGGAATACAGGAGTGAGGAAAAAATGGTTGAAAAGAATAAAGGGGTGAATGTGTGAGATGATATTGTTGAATAAAAAAGGAGGTGGATCTGATCTGAAGCCAACTATCAAACAGCTGGAATGCTCACTTTAGCTGGAAAAAAAGGCAAAATGCATGTGTGGGGTTCCATgagttgtgttgtgttgtgacATTCACATCAACACCTTCTAAAACAAGGCGACAAAATTTCTTATGCAACTTGACCAAGCCATGGATATTTTCCTCTGcaattctcttttttttttcttaacactcattaattataaattattttcctaATTTATGCACTCCTTTCGTTATAagatttttagttaaaatatcTTTAAGTAGAGATTTTAATCAATATGCTGAGTGGTTTAAATCATAACAAACACTGTGGTTTTCATATCATAGTTATTGAACCATGC
Proteins encoded in this region:
- the LOC137832610 gene encoding COP1-interacting protein 7, with the translated sequence MASNSKAILDYALFQLTPTRTRCELLVFCGGANQKIASGLFEPFVSHLKFVRDEISKGGYSIKLLPPSNSAFWFTRATFERFVRFVSTPAILERFVSLENEILQIESSFQANALSMSNATPDEGIVPQNNGNTRRLSDSAKLNDVLEGVEIKEEESSKASLHRLLESRIALLRKEQAMAYSRGLVAGFEIDSIDDLIYFANAFGAIRLREACINFKELWKKKHADDLWIKEVAAMQSSLPPALSLSGSSGIILANDITANDQNSVASGDGNVLSETSNSTSNKKEDVNLATPDQKPSQTANVHMPMPWPYNVPPYMYNLSQMPSYQGYPMNNMQTVPPYLLQNLQWSSDPGVNQKPSSTKKDKSHKKRADEYEEDQQSESSDPDSGSESDSDKQNYSSHSSKDDVKRRKNRRKSSGTVVIRNINYITPKRRNGNEDGGSDESLEDDDVIDEQMIKQKVGVALESLHKVHKGEKHANGKKAAAGHKVTKSSDATEEDLTENLSDASHGGNNNENWSAFQNLLKIDEGTGIDGSERMKSIDVQDEHFTVRNSEETMPYAASSTPNLDFKEVLKNPKVPNDSFIVSRRDGGNEGGSKLDEYVDNCGPVTKSRDNVGEEIVLSHRSKEPGNKYGDPLSTFAADSLQTKGRTSDDWFILENLEKMRSPDPAIVSAAFDGDFTSPVNGHSHSEKRSERTLIDDSFMIQGQLVDNDLSGSQWKRDLSMVADLTVANKPESDAASSNEKRALSKNQEPNDLFVVLQRDSGFDSVEGSRTMDYEIDFSLAETDRRSSSFDHSHDKLNDNLPASPVKTNVSKSKVSGSRSSEKDEKSKSSRSSFGKGKPEIIPRARKPSLPNRPIVQKSKREQEDETRKKMEELRNERQRRIAERTASSGLARGVPKKDQVEGKTTRVSPKSDKNKTQPARETNRISSVNVRGI